Below is a genomic region from Geoglobus acetivorans.
ATACTTGAAGTTTGCTCCGGCACTGATTGCCAGGATCAAACCTGCAAGAAGAAGCGCTATTCCGAATAATTTTTTCATTTCCATTCACCTCCATTATGTCTGCCCGCAATTGGCAAGCTCTGCAGGCTCTGTCCCAGCTCTGTATGCTTTAACTGTCATCGTCTCATCCCATACATCTCCCGGACTATCGCCGTTTGCACTCAGATCAATTCCTATCTTAACTGAATCTCCTGGCTGAACCACAAAGCACACGTCTTCTCTTGCGCTATCCGATGCTGTTGCAAGCTGTCCACCATCGACTGCGTAAACTCTACCTGGTATTTCATGTCCGTAAAACTCAATATTTGCATTTGACGAAGTAACTCTAACAACTATCGGGAACTGCTCCCACAAATCGTTACTAACTGCAAAAACCTCATCAAAATTGTATTCGCTTGACGGACTGATTCCATCACCATACCCTGGATAATTCGGGTTATTTGCCGAAAAATCGATTGCAAGCATACCATCCTCACCTATGTATGCGTAAGGCTGAATAGGCTCCAAATCTATAAGCTCTGTATCATCTGTTACTATTGTCCAGTGGGCACTTCTGTCAGCGTTGTAATCGCTGAAGTTTGCACCCACACCGAGAATGATCGCCAGGGTAGCGAAAATTCCCAGCAAGCCAATTCCTGTTTTTCTCATTTTTTCAACTCCTTTTTTATTTCTAAACTGTAGTATGGAGAAAGGTTATTCTGTTAATGGCGAGTTACTTTTCGAAAAAAAGCGGCTTAAAAGCCTGAAGAAGAGAAACAAAGTCGGAAAATAGCTTGGAATTCTCGATAATCACTCTGTCTCTCTCCATCCTCAGAAAACCCTCTCTTTCCAGCATTGGAATGTGTGTCTGCTTCAGACTGACGTAAACGCTTTTCCGGAATTTGTGCCCATCCTTTTTGTTTTTCTCCACAATGTAGTTTGTTATCTCCCTCACCGTCGCGTTTCCATCGTTTTCGAGAAGAAAGATTATCATGAGCATTCTCCGCTCATTTCCGATTATCTCCGATAAATTTGCCATTACCTTTATTCTTAAGGTCATTATATATAGTTAATTGTATTGAATTAATTGTATAGTTATTGTTATGAGATTTGAACAGCAATTTTTTATTCCATCCGTGGAAAACTACGCAGAGTGATTGCAGGAGTTGTTCTTGCTCTGATTTCGGCTGTATGCTGGGGAATCGGGGGGATAGTGTTCAAAATCGGTCTAAGAGGTGAGAGTGAACTTTCGGGGAATTTGATAAGGAGTATCTTTTCAGTACTTTTCCTCTTACCCCTCGTATTTGCATTTGGCATGCAACCTCTGAATGCCGAACTTGCAGCCCTTATTGTGCTCTCAACGATATTCTCTTTCTTTATCGGAGATATTCTTTATTTCAATGCCCTGAAAAACTCTCCGGTGAGCTATGCACTGCCTCTCGCCTCAACATATCCGGTTTTCGTTGCGATTCTTGATCTGGCAGTTTATGGTTATCCCATAACACTCAATGTTCTGCTGGCGTCTCTGCTCACGATATCTGCCATAATCGCCATACCAAAGGAGACAGGAAAATTTACTGCCAAAAGCTTCACAGCCGTTCTGGCGGCGATTTCCTGGTCGGTTTCCATTGTAACTCTCGACTATCTCACCGACTACCTGTCTCCGGTAACTCTGGCATTTCTGCGTCTAAGCCTGAATTCAGTTTTGCTCTTTGGATTTGTCAGAAAAATACCTTTGGGCAGAAATCTTTTGATCTTCATGGGATTTGCAGGCGGTCTCATATCGGTGGCAGGGATTCTGTCTTTTGTAACCTCCGTAAGTCTTATTGGCAGCAACCTTGTCACGCCTCTCTCTGCCACCTCTCCTGTCATCGGGAGCATAGCCGGCAAAATATTTTTGAAGGAGAAAATTGGAATCAGGCACGTAATCGCACTCATGCTTGTGTTTCTCTCAGTCATAACGATCTCTCAGCCCCCTGTGATGATTACTCCCGCCACTGATGGGTGATGAAAAGTCGCCAAACTGAGGGGGCTAAATTTATAAATCTGACAGATTTTTGGGGTTTATGGAATGGTTTGAGGAATATTATGGTGATGTGGCCTTAAAAATTAAGATTAAAAAGATCATTGCAGATTTTCACAGCAAATATCAGCATATTCAGCTTTTCGACACGTTTGAATTTGGCAAGATGCTTGTCCTTGACGGGAAAATACAGCTTACAGAGAAGGATGAAGCATTCTATCACGAGATGCTCGTTCATGTTCCCATGTTCACTCACAGAAATCCGGAAAAGGTTCTCATCATCGGTGGGGGTGATGGAGGTAGCTTGAGAGAGGTTTTGAAACACGATGTGAGTGAGGCTGTGCTGGTTGAGCTTGACGGGGATGTTGTGGAGCTTTCAAAGAAACACCTCGGTATAGACAATGGAGCTTTTGAAGACCCCAGAGCGACGGTTCTGATAGAAGATGGTATAGAATTCGTGAAAAACCTGGGGGAAAGGTTTGATGTGATTATTGTGGATGGCACTGACCCGAATCCTTACAGCGAACACATAATGAGCCGGGAGTTCTATGAAGCGTGTTCAAAAATAGCCGATGTTTTCGCAACACAGAGCCAGTCTCCCTTCGTTCAGCCTGATTATTTCAAAAAGATGTTCCTGAACATCTCCGGTGTGATGGATGTAAGAGTTTATCTCAACTTCGTTCCGACGTATCCTCTTGGGCTGTGGAGTTATCTCATTCACGCTGATGAATATCCCTCTCTGGAAGACATTGAAAAAAGATTTTCAGACAGAGGAATCCGAACCGAACATTATAATCCCGAAGTGCATGCTGCAAGTTTTGCACTGCCCGAATGGGTCAGAAGGATTGTGGTGGATGGTTAGATCTCACACTTTTCTGCCCATCACTATATATCCTGTGTGGAATATGTTTACAAAGGGACGGGTTCCAACTCTTTTAAACTCAAGATTTACTTTAATCGCTTCAAACGCCTCGACATCTTTAAAACCTGCATCAAGCATTTTTTCATATACTGCTCTTGTCTGCTCGATGTATGGATTGTAGATGGCGAGAAATCCTGCCTGTTTGAGCATGCTGTATGCCTTTGGCACCATTTCCACGTCGTTTTTCATGTCCAGGAAGACCAGGTCAAATTCCTTTTTGAAACCGTCTGCAATGCTGACTGCATCGCCAACAATCTGATGTATGTTTTTCAATCCGGCCATTCTGAAATTCTCTCTTGCAACTTTTGCGAATTCAGGTCTTCTCTCTACAGTCACAACTTCTCCGTATTTGTTGAAATATGCGAAATATGCGGCAGTAACACCGCTTCCCGTCCCGGCGTCAAAAATCAGCGAGTCTGGCTGAAGTCCAGCATGAGCGATGACCATGCCTATATCCTTGGGCATTACTGGAGTCGGTGCTTTTTTGAAGAGTCTGAAGAAATCCGAGGCCTTGAACGGAAGAATTCTGAACTCCACTCCGAGGTGTGTTCTGATGGTGTCTCCAAAACTCTTTTCTTTTAGCTCTTCGAGCCTGATTATTCCCTTATGAGTGTGAAGCTCACCGCTGAACTCGCTAACCAGATAGAAGTTCTTTCCGGATTTTAACACTACTGGTGCCTTCATTCTTCTGTCAGTTTCAGTAAAGCTTCGGCAATATCTCCTTTTGCCTCTTCAAGAGCTTTTCTCGCCTCTTCCTCGCTCACACCGGCCTGTTCCATGATGAGTTTTATGTCGTCTTCACTTATAACGATCCTCTCTCTGACCTCGTAATTCCCTGAAATCTGGAACGTTTCGACGCCTTTTGCAGTAATCCTGACAACGGATGGGTTTTTGAATATCCATTCCTCTCCCTTGGTTACTATGATGACTTCTTCAGCCTCAATCTCGTCCATTTCAATTCCCATCTGCTTCATCATCTTTTTCATCTGTTTGGGGTTCATGGGCATCATTGGAGACACTTTTCATGTTGTTGTATAAAAATTGTTCAGTATGCCTTCCAGGTTTTGGGAAGTTTTAAATATATGTTATTTAATAATTCAGAAACTAACCCTATCAAGTGAACCAACTTGAATGGAGAGGTGGAACGCATGAAAAAAGCTGGGTTTATAGTGTTGTTGGCGGCGTTGTTGTTAGCGACAATTCTTCCGGCTGTCGCAGAGGTACTGCCAAACGATGGATACGCAAATGATATTCAGGTATATGCAATGTCCAACGAGGAGACTGCCATAGTATCTGTAGCTAATGGAGAGTACGACATCTTCCTGTTTTCAAGGCCTTCAGGTGCTTACAAAGACCTCGATCCATCGATACTTGACAATCTTGAGCTGATAAGGTCTGCATCGGTTTACGCTGAACTTACACTCAACCCTGTGCACGATGAGGGGGACCTTCCTATAATTACAGTTGGAGACAAGGTGTATCTGAACCCATTTGCTATCAGAGAGGTACGATATGCGGTCAACTGGCTCATAAGCAGGGAACACATCGTCCAGAACATTTATCAGGGATCTGGAGCAGTTCAGTATGGTGCATTCAACACATTCTACCCGTTCAACGAGAAGATGAAGGATCTCTACAACGCACTTGGTCTCACACCTGAAGGCAATGAGGAGCTTGCAATTCAGATGATTGATGATGCAATGAACAAGGCAGCACAGAAGCTTGCTGAGGCAGGATACACACTTGAAAAGAAGGATGGAAAGTGGTACTTCAATGGCGAGCCTGTGGTCATAAAGGGTATCTCGAGAGTTGAGGATGAGAGAAAGGATGTTGGAACCTACTTTGCATCAGTCCTTGAGAAGGCAGGATTCACCGTCCAGAATAACATCTGGGACAGAAAGAAAGCCATTCAGGCCGTGTATCTGACCGATCCAAAGAACTATGAGTGGAACTACTACACGGGTGGTTGGGTTGCTGAGGCCGCAGAAGCATGGCCGGAAACCGAACTGCCGCAGTTCTATTCATCTTGGTACTGGGGCCTTCCGGGTATCGTCGGATGGCAGCACACGCCAACAGTTACAGTCAAAGACCTGATTGATACAATTGGTGGTGCTGATAAGATTCAGCTTAACTACTACAAGGGCGATAAGCTCAACGAAATCCTGGACTTCACAGTGGATGACATAACTATGCTGCTCGTGAATGGTAAACTGGAGAAGGACAACAAGACCTACACTCTCGAGAATGTTGATCAGTACTGGGATCTGCAGAAACTCGGGCTGGGACTCGGTATAATGGATTCCGTCAGGGTTTTCACGATCTCTCAGACAGAGTACTTCCCCGTGAACAAGGACAGAGTTAATGTCAACGCAATGATGGTCGATCCCGTCAGCGGCCTCTATACGAGAAACGCTCTGCTCACCGCACAGACATCCGATAGAATTCTCAAGGTCATCGAGTACTCCTCGACCGGTGCGCTCTTCATGAGCGCATTCAACCCGATTGGAAGCGACGACATCTATGCGATGCTCATCTGGAGGCTTATAACATCTCCTGCACTCTGGCTCGACCAGAACGGTGTCTATCAGCCTGTCAAGCTGGAGTACAAGGTTGAGAAAGGCGAGTTCCAGGTGCCAGCAGATGCTGTTGTTTACAACTCGACAACCGATCAGTGGGAACCTGCCAAGGGTGGCACTGCGAAGGTTAGAGTCACCTACAAGGTCCTCGACTGGGGCAAGTGGCACAATGGTGAGCCTGTAACGCCAGCAGATCTGAAGTACTACATAGCATTCATGAAGGAGTGGAGCACACAGGACGGCGAGAACGATACATATTATGATGAGAGCCTTGAGGCAAATGCAGAAGTCTTCAACAACATAGAGGGTATCGTCTTCACGGATGATGGCTACGTGGTCTACGGCAACTACGCGCATGTTGTTGCCGACGACCTCACGGCAAGCTACTATGCATTCTTCCCAGACCTGCCATGGGAACTCTGGTACGTCATGGGCGAGATGGTAGCAAACGGATATGCTGACCAGAAATGGTCATTCAGTGAAGCATCCGAGGGAGTTAACCAGATAGACATGCTGCTCAAAGACCATGTTGATCAGATAAAGAGCGCACTTGAGGAAATGAAGGGCAAGATTCCATCCGCACTTCAGGGAGTGGTTTCAGCAGACGAGGCGGCAAAGAGATATGATGCTGACATCAAGTTCATTGACACCTACGGACATGCGGTTATAAGCAACGGTCCGTACTTCATTGCAAAGTATGATCCAGAGTCCCTGTACATTGAGCTGAAGAGCATGAATCCAAAGCCTGTGGAGACACCGACTCCTGTTTCAACCCCAACAGAACAGCCAGCAAAGACTGAAACTCCTGCAACAACACCAACCAAGGAAGAAAAGTCAACACCAGGCTTTGAGGCAGTATTCGCACTGGCAGGGCTTCTGGCCGTAGCATACGTCGCCAGAAGAAGGGCCAGGTGATTAAAGAATTTTCAAAATTTTTTATTTTTATTAATAAATTTTTGCGAATGTCCGTACCGTCAAAAATTTTAAAAACAATCTACAAAAAAAGGTGGGGCAATGAGCTTTGCCAGATATCTTGGAATCAGAATTTTTAATGCTTTATTAGTGCTAATATTTGTCACATTTGTTGTATCGATTCTGTTTGTCAAAGTTGCAGAGGATGATGCGAAAACGAGGATTGCTGAAGTAATAAACAATGAGGCAAGGAACCCGGCAATTTTAAGGCTTAAGGCAAGTGATCCAGAGGCATTTGAAAAATGGAAAAGCAATAGAGAAGAACAGCTGAGGAGGGAATTTGAGCTGGATAAACCCTTCTGGGAGAGGGTGATATCCAAA
It encodes:
- a CDS encoding DUF1102 domain-containing protein, whose protein sequence is MRKTGIGLLGIFATLAIILGVGANFSDYNADRSAHWTIVTDDTELIDLEPIQPYAYIGEDGMLAIDFSANNPNYPGYGDGISPSSEYNFDEVFAVSNDLWEQFPIVVRVTSSNANIEFYGHEIPGRVYAVDGGQLATASDSAREDVCFVVQPGDSVKIGIDLSANGDSPGDVWDETMTVKAYRAGTEPAELANCGQT
- a CDS encoding DUF7344 domain-containing protein codes for the protein MANLSEIIGNERRMLMIIFLLENDGNATVREITNYIVEKNKKDGHKFRKSVYVSLKQTHIPMLEREGFLRMERDRVIIENSKLFSDFVSLLQAFKPLFFEK
- a CDS encoding DMT family transporter, yielding MIAGVVLALISAVCWGIGGIVFKIGLRGESELSGNLIRSIFSVLFLLPLVFAFGMQPLNAELAALIVLSTIFSFFIGDILYFNALKNSPVSYALPLASTYPVFVAILDLAVYGYPITLNVLLASLLTISAIIAIPKETGKFTAKSFTAVLAAISWSVSIVTLDYLTDYLSPVTLAFLRLSLNSVLLFGFVRKIPLGRNLLIFMGFAGGLISVAGILSFVTSVSLIGSNLVTPLSATSPVIGSIAGKIFLKEKIGIRHVIALMLVFLSVITISQPPVMITPATDG
- the speE gene encoding polyamine aminopropyltransferase → MEWFEEYYGDVALKIKIKKIIADFHSKYQHIQLFDTFEFGKMLVLDGKIQLTEKDEAFYHEMLVHVPMFTHRNPEKVLIIGGGDGGSLREVLKHDVSEAVLVELDGDVVELSKKHLGIDNGAFEDPRATVLIEDGIEFVKNLGERFDVIIVDGTDPNPYSEHIMSREFYEACSKIADVFATQSQSPFVQPDYFKKMFLNISGVMDVRVYLNFVPTYPLGLWSYLIHADEYPSLEDIEKRFSDRGIRTEHYNPEVHAASFALPEWVRRIVVDG
- a CDS encoding methyltransferase domain-containing protein, which produces MKAPVVLKSGKNFYLVSEFSGELHTHKGIIRLEELKEKSFGDTIRTHLGVEFRILPFKASDFFRLFKKAPTPVMPKDIGMVIAHAGLQPDSLIFDAGTGSGVTAAYFAYFNKYGEVVTVERRPEFAKVARENFRMAGLKNIHQIVGDAVSIADGFKKEFDLVFLDMKNDVEMVPKAYSMLKQAGFLAIYNPYIEQTRAVYEKMLDAGFKDVEAFEAIKVNLEFKRVGTRPFVNIFHTGYIVMGRKV
- a CDS encoding nascent polypeptide-associated complex protein gives rise to the protein MMPMNPKQMKKMMKQMGIEMDEIEAEEVIIVTKGEEWIFKNPSVVRITAKGVETFQISGNYEVRERIVISEDDIKLIMEQAGVSEEEARKALEEAKGDIAEALLKLTEE
- a CDS encoding ABC transporter substrate-binding protein, with product MKKAGFIVLLAALLLATILPAVAEVLPNDGYANDIQVYAMSNEETAIVSVANGEYDIFLFSRPSGAYKDLDPSILDNLELIRSASVYAELTLNPVHDEGDLPIITVGDKVYLNPFAIREVRYAVNWLISREHIVQNIYQGSGAVQYGAFNTFYPFNEKMKDLYNALGLTPEGNEELAIQMIDDAMNKAAQKLAEAGYTLEKKDGKWYFNGEPVVIKGISRVEDERKDVGTYFASVLEKAGFTVQNNIWDRKKAIQAVYLTDPKNYEWNYYTGGWVAEAAEAWPETELPQFYSSWYWGLPGIVGWQHTPTVTVKDLIDTIGGADKIQLNYYKGDKLNEILDFTVDDITMLLVNGKLEKDNKTYTLENVDQYWDLQKLGLGLGIMDSVRVFTISQTEYFPVNKDRVNVNAMMVDPVSGLYTRNALLTAQTSDRILKVIEYSSTGALFMSAFNPIGSDDIYAMLIWRLITSPALWLDQNGVYQPVKLEYKVEKGEFQVPADAVVYNSTTDQWEPAKGGTAKVRVTYKVLDWGKWHNGEPVTPADLKYYIAFMKEWSTQDGENDTYYDESLEANAEVFNNIEGIVFTDDGYVVYGNYAHVVADDLTASYYAFFPDLPWELWYVMGEMVANGYADQKWSFSEASEGVNQIDMLLKDHVDQIKSALEEMKGKIPSALQGVVSADEAAKRYDADIKFIDTYGHAVISNGPYFIAKYDPESLYIELKSMNPKPVETPTPVSTPTEQPAKTETPATTPTKEEKSTPGFEAVFALAGLLAVAYVARRRAR